The sequence below is a genomic window from Desulfobulbus oligotrophicus.
GGTCTCTCCGGACCGCTTCGGGTGGAGATCCTGCCCAATGGAATGACCGCGAGGCTGACCCAGCCGTTCCGTGTCCGCACCGGCGCTGGCCGCATCATCGAAGTGCCCGCCGGGTTCGAGACCGACTTCGCCTCGGTGCCGCGCCTGTTCTGGCGCGTGGTGCCGCCCTGGGGGCGATATTCCCCGGCGGCCGTCGTTCACGACTACCTCTACCACACCGGCAAGGTCTCGCGGCTTGCTGCCGACCGTGTCTTTCTCGAACTGATGGCGGCCCTGGGCGTGCCTCTGTGGAAAAGGCAGATCATGTATTGGGCGGTTCGCCTGGGCGGCTGGCTGGCCTGGGACGCCAGTCGAAAACGGGAGACGGAGCATGCTTGAAACCCGCGACCGTCAATCCGAGGAGCGCTACCGCAACCGCTGGTACGGCAAGTACCGGGCCTTCGTACGCGACAACAACGATCCCGAACGCCTCGGCCGGGTCCGGCTGGAGATCCCCGCCGTGCTCGGCAGCGGGCGGGAGAACTGGTCCGAATGGGCCGCTCCCTGTTTCCCCTACGGCGGCAACGACGACACCGGCATGTTCCTGGTCCCCGAGGAAGGGGCCTCGGTCTGGGCCGAGTTCGAGGGCGGCGTCGTCCAGTATCCGATCTGGACCGGGGTCTGGCTGGCCAAGAGCAATCCCGGCGAGCAGCCCGAGGAATCCAAGCGCACCTGCGCGAATGCCTTCTGCCATGACTGCGAGGACAAGGTCGAACATCAGGCCAACCGGCACGACGATCTCGAACACAAGAAGTACCACGGCCATCCGCCGTATTACTGCCCGCGCCTGAAGGTCCTGCTCAAGACCGAAACCGGCCACACCATCTTGGCCGATGACCGCGACGGCGACGAGCTGCTGCGGATCATCGACCGTGCCGGACAGATCCTCACCATGGAAGGGAAGGTGAAGCCGGAGATGCAGAGCGGCAACGCCCTGCGTCGAGGCACGAAGGACGCCGAGAATGGCGACCAGCTCGACATCGCCTCGCAGATCGTCGGCTCCCGCGCCCGCATCCAGCTCACCGACCTCTGCCGCCAGCAGGTGATTCTCGAAGCCTGGCAAGACAAGGAGAAGGTCCACATCCTTTCGTGCGACAAGGGCCGTTCCCGCTGGCAGAAGATCCTCATCGACACCACCAAGGGCCGGGAAAAGGTTCACATCTGGGGACTCAACGGCACCCAGGAAATCCTCGTCGATTCCACCGCCGCCGCCGAACAGATCCGGCTGACCGACAAGGCCGGTCAGATGGTGCGCATGAACGCCGCGCCCGGCCAGGAGAGCATCAGCGCCACCGACAAGTCCGGCAGCCTCGTGTTCATGGATGGGGTGGCCGGAAACATCATCATTCGCTCGACGAACACCGTCTTGATCAACACATGAAGGAAGCATTGCATGGGAGAAAGAACAACAACGCCCTCCGGACTTTCGGCCAGCGAGGAATTGCTGGCCCGGACCTTCGATCATTGGCGGGAGGAATTCCGCAGCATTCTCGAAAGTCACCGCCGGGAAATCCAGGACCGCCTCGAGAAGATCGAGCGTGAAATCGAGAAGAAATCGGACAAGGAAAACGTCGAGGTGCTGGTCCGCTCGATCTATTCCGATCTGCACCGGCACGCCGAGGAGATCGACCGGCTGCATGCCCGGGTCGGCTCCAAGATGGGGACCGAGACCATGTGGAAGATCATCGGCCTGGTGTTGACCATCGGCAGCACCATCGGCGGACTCATCGGCTTTCTGATCCATCTGCTGCTGAAGGTGAACCCATGAGTTCCCAGGCGCGACTCGGCGACATCAGCAGCCACGGCGGCGTCATCATCACCGGGGCGAGCCGGACGCTGGACAACGGCATGCCAGTGGCCCGCATGGGGGACCTGCACGTCTGTCCCATCCCGGGGCATGGCGTGACACCCATCGTGACCGGCAGCTTCGACACCATCACCGAAGGATTGCCCAACGCCCGCATCGGCGACATCACCGCCTGTGGAGCCATCATCGTCACCGGCAGTCCCGACACCATCGACAACTGAAGGGGACGCCATGAACAATCTCGAACAGCCGCAGGAACCGCACTACTGGGATGTCTTCCCGAAACTGATCCGGGTCTCGCGATCCCCATTCGTCCAGCGCATTCCGCTCTCGATCCGTGGTCTACCCGAAGCGCCTGTGTTCGAATCATCCAATCCCGACGTGGCCAGTGTCGATGAGGACGGCAATGTCGAGTGCGGCTTCGTTCCCGGGGCGGCCATGATCCTGGTCTGGGATTCTGCCGAGCGGCTCAGCCTGCGTCACGTCCAAGTCGAGGTCTATGGCGGCGGCGTCTCTGCACCGGTGGAGGTTCCTTCATGACGGATACCGCGTCAGCCTACAACCACTGGGAGGTACAGCCTCTCTCCATCCGACTCTCCGCTGGCGAGTTCGAGCAACGGGTTCCGCTCTCCCTGCGCGGCGACGTGGACGCTCCGGTCTTTGCCTCCAGCAATCCAGAGGTCGCTGAGATCGGGCCGGATGGCGTCATTCGCTGCGGCTGGACCATCGGCAACGCCGTGCTCATGGTTTGGAGATCCTCGGTCCGGGACA
It includes:
- a CDS encoding DUF1353 domain-containing protein, with protein sequence MSAEIKTLFSGTALGLSGPLRVEILPNGMTARLTQPFRVRTGAGRIIEVPAGFETDFASVPRLFWRVVPPWGRYSPAAVVHDYLYHTGKVSRLAADRVFLELMAALGVPLWKRQIMYWAVRLGGWLAWDASRKRETEHA
- a CDS encoding phage baseplate assembly protein V, yielding MLETRDRQSEERYRNRWYGKYRAFVRDNNDPERLGRVRLEIPAVLGSGRENWSEWAAPCFPYGGNDDTGMFLVPEEGASVWAEFEGGVVQYPIWTGVWLAKSNPGEQPEESKRTCANAFCHDCEDKVEHQANRHDDLEHKKYHGHPPYYCPRLKVLLKTETGHTILADDRDGDELLRIIDRAGQILTMEGKVKPEMQSGNALRRGTKDAENGDQLDIASQIVGSRARIQLTDLCRQQVILEAWQDKEKVHILSCDKGRSRWQKILIDTTKGREKVHIWGLNGTQEILVDSTAAAEQIRLTDKAGQMVRMNAAPGQESISATDKSGSLVFMDGVAGNIIIRSTNTVLINT
- a CDS encoding PAAR domain-containing protein, which gives rise to MSSQARLGDISSHGGVIITGASRTLDNGMPVARMGDLHVCPIPGHGVTPIVTGSFDTITEGLPNARIGDITACGAIIVTGSPDTIDN